From one Nilaparvata lugens isolate BPH chromosome 2, ASM1435652v1, whole genome shotgun sequence genomic stretch:
- the LOC120349704 gene encoding uncharacterized protein LOC120349704, whose translation MRMWLFGPSSLLWLLALQLIISAPARAGLTITRHLKGDLFSPPECGEATCAGVSAGTAGAGLGLSDGWGDATNARCTCQCRDALPVFRDDLRVCVDDIQATIDLLTMEFGVNVWNTIFDFAALLRLFWK comes from the exons ATGCGGATGTGGTTGTTTGGGCCCAGTTCGCTTCTCTGGCTGCTGGCGCTGCAGCTGATAATTAGCGCGCCTGCGCGTGCGGGCCTCACCATTACACGCCACCTCAAGGGCGATCTCTTCTCGCCTCCAG AATGCGGAGAGGCGACCTGCGCAGGCGTGAGTGCCGGGACGGCGGGCGCCGGCCTGGGCCTGAGTGACGGGTGGGGCGACGCTACCAACGCACGATGCACGTGTCAGTGTCGCGACGCTCTGCCCGTGTTTCGCGACGATCTGCGTGTCTGCGTCGATGACATACAAG caacaatagatctgTTGACAATGGAATTTGGAGTGAAtgtttggaatacaattttcgactttgcagctttgttgagactattTTGGAAGTaa